In the Euphorbia lathyris chromosome 5, ddEupLath1.1, whole genome shotgun sequence genome, one interval contains:
- the LOC136231033 gene encoding protein MIZU-KUSSEI 1-like, translating into MTYQTITNGVTTVDCQKQVRSWRILRSLIHLLIPTCNTSNFIQEQQYPKQEYQKLTSSVQITGTIFGFRRGRVSFCIQTNSKSNPILLLEFAVPTAVLAREMQTGVLRIALECSSTEYYSSNNNNNGLLSMPLWSMYCNGKKSGYAVKRKASKVDMEALKLLNSVEVGAGTISGKELKSDDELMYLRANFARVSGSSQAQSFHLIDPDGGIGQELSISFFRSK; encoded by the coding sequence ATGACCTATCAAACCATAACAAATGGTGTAACCACTGTTGACTGTCAAAAACAGGTCCGTTCATGGAGGATTCTTCGTTCTCTCATCCACCTCCTTATCCCTACTTGCAATACCTCTAATTTCATACAAGAACAACAATATCCTAAACAAGAATATCAAAAACTCACCTCCTCCGTTCAAATCACAGGCACTATCTTTGGATTCCGCCGTGGAAGAGTCAGTTTCTGTATCCAAACAAACTCCAAATCAAACCCAATTCTTCTCCTGGAATTTGCTGTGCCAACAGCAGTTTTAGCTAGAGAAATGCAGACTGGTGTTCTACGGATAGCACTAGAATGCAGCAGCACTGAATATTATtctagtaataataataataatggtctTCTGTCGATGCCTCTGTGGAGTATGTATTGCAATGGAAAGAAATCTGGGTATGCTGTGAAAAGAAAGGCATCAAAGGTAGACATGGAAGCTTTGAAGCTACTGAATTCAGTTGAGGTAGGTGCAGGAACTATTAGTGGAAAAGAGCTAAAAAGTGATGATGAACTCATGTATTTAAGGGCTAATTTTGCTAGAGTTTCAGGATCATCACAAGCTCAATCTTTCCATTTGATTGATCCTGATGGTGGCATTGGTCAGGAGCTCAGTATCTCCTTTTTTCGCTCTAAATGA
- the LOC136229089 gene encoding histone H3.2-like, with amino-acid sequence MLLLNPSILPSLSITCFLFNQIVLISSIMARTKQTARKSTGGKAPRKQLATKAARKSAPATGGVKKPHRFRPGTVALREIRKYQKSTELLIRKLPFQRLVREIAQDFKTDLRFQSGAVAALQEASEAYLVGVFEDTNLCAIHAKRVTIMPKDIQLARRIRGERA; translated from the coding sequence ATGCTTCTTCTCAACCCATCGATTCTCCCTTCACTCTCAATCACTTGCTTTCTATTCAATCAAATAGTTTTAATTTCATCTATAATGGCTCGTACAAAGCAAACCGCCAGAAAATCTACCGGAGGAAAGGCACCAAGGAAGCAGCTAGCTACAAAGGCTGCCAGGAAATCTGCTCCGGCAACCGGTGGAGTAAAGAAGCCTCACAGGTTCAGGCCAGGAACTGTGGCCCTGAGAGAAATTAGGAAGTATCAGAAGAGTACTGAACTCTTAATCAGGAAACTTCCATTCCAGAGATTGGTGAGGGAAATCGCTCAAGATTTTAAGACGGATCTGAGATTCCAGAGCGGTGCTGTTGCTGCACTACAGGAGGCATCTGAAGCCTATTTGGTTGGAGTGTTTGAGGATACCAATCTTTGCGCTATTCATGCTAAGAGGGTTACCATTATGCCTAAGGATATTCAGTTGGCTAGAAGAATTAGGGGCGAGAGGGCTTAA
- the LOC136229090 gene encoding histone H3.2-like: MARTKQTARKSTGGKAPRKQLATKAARKSAPATGGVKKPHRFRPGTVALREIRKHQKSTELLIRKLPFQRLVREISQDFKTDLRFQSGAVTALQEASEAYLVGVFEDTNLCAIHAKRVTIMPKDIQLARRIRGERI; the protein is encoded by the coding sequence ATGGCTCGTACAAAGCAAACTGCCAGAAAATCTACCGGAGGAAAGGCACCGAGGAAGCAGCTTGCTACAAAGGCTGCCAGGAAATCTGCTCCGGCAACCGGTGGAGTAAAGAAGCCTCACAGATTCAGGCCAGGAACTGTGGCCCTGAGAGAAATTAGGAAGCATCAGAAGAGTACTGAGCTCTTGATCAGGAAACTTCCATTCCAGAGATTGGTGAGGGAAATCTCTCAAGATTTTAAGACAGATCTGAGATTCCAGAGTGGCGCTGTTACCGCACTACAGGAGGCATCTGAAGCCTATTTGGTTGGAGTTTTTGAGGATACCAATCTTTGCGCTATTCATGCTAAGAGGGTTACCATTATGCCGAAGGATATCCAGTTGGCTAGAAGAATTAGGGGTGAGAGGATTTAA